A stretch of DNA from Excalfactoria chinensis isolate bCotChi1 chromosome 6, bCotChi1.hap2, whole genome shotgun sequence:
CTGGCTCACATCCAAGGGAGGTTTCTCATAGTACCACATTTCCAGAAGTTTGTTCACCTGATCATGGTCTGTGATGCCCCGGAGAAGatcttcctctccctctttctctgtaGGCAAGATGAAACCGTGCTCTCTGATTTCTTTCCGCATGCTTTCAAAGAAGTGAAGGATGCATTGGTGAGCAAAGAGCcggctgtgctcacagcaggcTTCCTCAAAAATCTTCTGCTCAATGTCAATGTAGTTACTCCAGTGACGTGTCTGGAGGAGGGCAGCCTGGCTGGAGCAAGGTGTGAGCCAGCGGGCAAGGAAAACGGCTATGATGAGGATCAACAAAATGCTCCAGCCAAGGGCCTGGGTGATAAGAAATAAGCAGAGGAACAGCATCAACATAAGCAAAAAGACAGGCACAAGCTGTTTGCTTGTACTGCTGAGAAAGGGCTTTGTGTGGTTGTGTGTTGGGATGCCTGTCTTAATCTGTCCCTTAAATTCAGCTCCTGAAACTGCACTTAGGCTGGGAGTGCTGGGGAGGCTGTCACCTCTTCCCAGGGAATATGTGATGTTTATCTGTGCACCAGTAGTTCAGTAGAATAACTCTTTGCAAGGAGTCTGGAGCATTTACTTTAAGCATGGGAGTGCCTTAGATGAAGGGGACTTGATCCTCTTCTGCTGGCACACACTTATTTCCACTGAGAGCCACCTGCTACCTACACAGGCCCTGAGGCCAAGTGTCCCATTCTCAAATCATCCCAAGCAAACTGCTTTCACCGGTCTCAGCCTTCACTGTCCTTAAAGCAGTGGCTCCTACCTGACAAGTTAGAAAGCTTCTTTGGCCCTAAACAGGCAGAGTCTTAGCAGGCTCCGATATTCCTCACAACCTGCTTTTTATTATACGGGTTTAGAATGTGCTGGTTCTTTTAGAAGCaaaattacattaattaaaaaaaattatttctttccatatttttctcttcccaggTGACTTTGGAGATTGTCACTGAGGACAATGGCATTTTGGGGCACaaggcagcaaagagcagcCCTGATCCCAGCCAGACCACAGCAATGCTGTGCTGAATGAAGAGTGGGTGCCCTGAGCACCTCCCAGCTACCCACCTGGGACCAGCAGCGCAGGTATCTGGACACTGCCTTGCGGGATGTGCTGTTCCTCATCAGCTCATCCTCCTTGCAGGGCACCCTGGTGAGCATCTCCTGTGCCTGTGCCAGGCTGGCATTGGCAAAGCCTACAAACTTCTTGGGATCCACAGAGCCGCTGAAGGCGCAGATCAGGCATTTGCCATCCAGGAGGGTGACCACAATCCAGACAACTGGGGCAACCATGGCTCGCTGCATGATGGAGCAGCACATATACCTGAGGCAAAAGAGAGACAGGAGCTCAGCTTCTGTCTGGGAAATCCCCTTTCTTCAAGGCCATTCTCACTGCCCTCTGTGCAACCTGTGGTCTGGGTAATGGTTTGTCTGTAACGGGGTGAAGCTGGTTCTCCTCACCATTCTATTGGTCTGTCTGCAATAACTGAGctgaagggaaggaaatcaCAATGCTGTTGATAAAGAATGACCATGATAGCAATGGCACTCTTTTTGCACATACAAGCATCTCATCTTCTTACACATTTAAGCCCTCGTGACAAACCCTCATGTGCGACAGAACACATGTACTGACTGTGCCCCAGACTCATGGGGCGAAGTGTTGGGAAAGGAGTTTAGAAGTAGTTAACTTACCAGGATGAAagatacagagagaaaacaggatAGAGGAGAGGTGGAAGGGAGGGCTCTGCTCCTGGTGCTAACCCCACCTGATGACAGCCAGGTCCTTTCTCCTGTGTCCCTGTGGCCGCCTCCACTCCTCCAGCATCACCAGAGATTGTCTGTTGAGGATGAAGCCGCAGAAGAAGAGGGCGATGGGGGGCACAAACATGATCCCCAAGCCATATGCCATGTTGTAGTGGGGCAGGCAGGGGCAGCTGAAGTCAAGGCAGGTATAAATCTTTACAGTAGCCAGGGCTAACAGCCCACAGATCCCATTCATTACAGACTCTGAGTTGGACTGGAAGTACTGGAAGATCATCCGGAAGCGCTCCATTGTGCTCTTTTAGCCAATTCTCCTTCAAGGAAGCTGTTTCCCTTCGTCCCCCTTTCTGCTCCCTTGGGGAGGAAGAGAATGGAAGAGGATGCACAGCTTTCAGAGCTCCTTCTTTCACCCCTTGCTATCTTCTAGTATGGCAGATAGTAGTTTCTGTATCTGAtcaggggaaaggaagagagaccAATTTGCTTCTCTTCACcactgctgccactgtttttggTGCAGCAGTCCCCCAGCCTTGGGAGGACAGGGAAGAGGCAGGAAGAGCACGTTTGACTTTGAGCCCACCCCATGACCACTCTAACAGATTTCCCTAAATGAAAATTGTCTGAAAGGACCAACCCTGCAGTCCGGAGGCTGCGAGAACTGATGGCTTTCCCAGTCTGGAACGGCACCTTGTGGCAAAGGCTTTGTACTGCAGAGACATTCTTGGCACATCAACATCTGAGACCACACTGGGACAGCTCACGTTTCCCATAAATGATGGTGGTGTTGAAGCAGATGAATGACAAAGGATCTCGTCTGGTGTAAGAGAGGGTGTTGTAGTGAGAAAACGGTTGTGTGCTTGTTTCTAAAGCCTCTGCTTGTGCCAGTGACATTGTTTCCAAATGGCTTTAATGTTTGTTGAGGTTCTCGTTTAATGGCTCTGCATTTATGCGCTGACTGGAGTAGTGAAGGTTTTGTGCACGCAGGTATCTTCTGGGTGCTGGAAGATGCAAGGGAACCTTACTTCTTCAGAACAGTCTCCTGACTCAGGTGTTAGAAGACAATAAAGAACATCTTGTGGCAGTTATTGTGCATTGCTGTGATCTGGGGTCTTGCCAGTAACTCCAAGCTGAGATGAGGGGCCACTGAATTGCAGGAGAAAGGCAATCTTCCTTTGTTTGTTGCAGAAGGAGTTTTCTGGAATGGGAAAGAACCCTGGAAAGAAGTTAATTGCTAAACATGGGCAAACATTCAAAATGCTTCTCAAAACCAAAAATGTGATTATTTAGCTTTCTCTTGTTTGACATGGGCTCCGTCTTCTGAGTTAGACAGCTGCTCCTTAACAGACAACATCCAGAACTGCTCAGCATGCTTTTGCAGACCCATGTGGGACAGACCTTTGGTTATGGCCCACCTAGCAAAAATGTTAAGCCATGAGGCACTAATTGAGCACTTGGTGGGAgggcagggccaacccaggggagcgCAGGTGCAAGCAACAGGTGCAAGTAACAGGTGCAAGCAACAGGTGCAAGCAATACCCCCCTCCAAGTGACTGCAaagggtggagccaggatcgACCCtccccagacctcatttaagggctggcagtggaaaGGAGAGGATTTTGCTGGAGATTCCTGTCTACTTGAGGTCTTCCAAAGGTAGgtgaattttcttcctttgtttcgATGTTTGtagctgctgtgtttgggcttgttctcatttgctgtggCCTAAGATTTTGTCACCCTGTTGCAATTGCTGTACCTTCCATCACACTGTAGCATTGCTGCCCAACACCACAGCATCAGAGTTCTGGGAAAGGGATGGGGACACCCTTCCTTATTCCTTTGTGGGCGTAAAATAGCTTTTATGGTTTTATGGCTTCTTTACTTAAGATGATGGTGAGAGTGGTGGTATGGGCCTAAGAAGTCCTTGCCCTGTAGTTGAGAGTCCTTTTTGGTGTGGTGTAACctttttgctttggggaaaaggaTGATTTTACTGATTAAAATTGTATTGCTGATTTAAAGTAGGACAGACTTAGTGGGATGGGGTGGTCAGCTTGGTGGCTGCTTTGCAGGCACTGTTCCAGGCCAGTGTTGGTGCTCAGGAGCAGATATTTCACTCAACTAGTGGTCTGTTGGATTCAGATCATGGCCACCATCTCCTGGTTTACCTCATTAGGAGCTGTTTGCAGTAGTTTATAGTTTTGACAAATGAGCCCAAGTTGTCGCCctgcttctttctgtgcttctacTCCATGGGGTGGGGATCATCTGAGTGTttttgcagagctgagcactTCCACAGGTGAAGCAGATAATGAGTAACAGGCACTAAATGATTAATGAGATGCCAGCAAAAGTAATGGCAGCATTGTGAGATGTAGTTTGTTTCCACTAATACTGTTCTCTGGAGATTGGTTGCTCCTGTGTTCTGCCTTGTAACTTCATTAAAGCATCAACAAACAGCTAACTGTCAGTGAGAAAATAGATgacttagttttgttttcttctaaagaaCTTGTTATATATTGTTGTCCTGGCCTTTAAAGCTTAACTTCTCGGCTTATGTGAAAGCCTTCTTTCCTGATCTCTGCATTATCCTAGTCTTGACCTGATTTGCATCATTTCTGActaagaaagcttttttttcaaGGCCATTTATCTGCTTGGCTTCGAGTTGATGCTACAGCAAAATCAGTTCAGATGGAGTCTGTTCTCATCTTGAGAGTGAAATAGGGAATAGAGTGGAGAATTAGGGAATCAAGTTGATCGCTTAATATCCTGGCTCAGTGATTTTCAGACTGTTCTGATCTGCTAATGCTTGCACATCTTTTAAGGCAGGTGCAGACCTTGATAGCAGATTTAAGGATGCTGACATTTGACTAGCTTGgcttgttatttttctcagacTCTTAAAATTAGGCTCTGG
This window harbors:
- the CALHM3 gene encoding calcium homeostasis modulator protein 3, whose amino-acid sequence is MERFRMIFQYFQSNSESVMNGICGLLALATVKIYTCLDFSCPCLPHYNMAYGLGIMFVPPIALFFCGFILNRQSLVMLEEWRRPQGHRRKDLAVIRYMCCSIMQRAMVAPVVWIVVTLLDGKCLICAFSGSVDPKKFVGFANASLAQAQEMLTRVPCKEDELMRNSTSRKAVSRYLRCWSQALGWSILLILIIAVFLARWLTPCSSQAALLQTRHWSNYIDIEQKIFEEACCEHSRLFAHQCILHFFESMRKEIREHGFILPTEKEGEEDLLRGITDHDQVNKLLEMWYYEKPPLDVSQVTHRHPLGQERSPPPWAGSCNARSKFTQHTHM